The sequence CTCGATCGCCAGTGCCTCGGCACCGCCGTTTGCTTGTGCGTTCAGCGTCGGTGGCTCGTACTCGCGGATCCAGGCTTCGGAGAACTCGTACCGGATCGCGTTATTGCCCGACTGGTCCATGATTACCACCGCGATGTCTTTTCTCGCTTCGTCCGCGTTGCCCTCTTCGACGGCCTTCAGCCAGTCGTTGAGGGCACCGTTGTCTTCGTCGGCACCGCGGGCGAGGACGAGCGGCGAGTAATGGACGTCACCGAACATCTTCCGGGTGTGTTTTGCGTCGTCACCCTCGCGGTAATCGTACTCCTCGGTTTCCTTTTTCGGCAGCTTGACTTCGAGGAAACCGGGGACTTCAGCGCCGTCGAGCTCAACTTTGAATTCCGTGCTTGGTAGGGGTCCGTGTTCTGGCATAGGTGTTGTGTGTGTTATAGTCGTCTGGGTGTGGTTCTACAACGATACGATCAGGCGGTTTCGGTGTTCTGTGAGATTCGGAACACGACGAACTCCGCCGGTTTGACTGGTGCAATACCGATTTCGACGATCAACCGACCGTTGTCGATGTCGTCCTGGGTCATCGTCTCCTCGCCACAGCGGACGAAAAACGCCTCGTCAGCGGTCGATCCCTGCAGACCTCCTTCTCGCCAGACCGTTTTGAGGAACTTCTCGGTAGACTGGCGGATACGAGCCCACAGATCCTCGTCATTGGGTTCGAACACCGCCCACTGTGTTCCCTCTTCGAGAGACTGCTCGATGTAGAGAAACAGGCGGCGAACGTTGATATACTTCCATTCCGGATCGCTGGAACAGGTGCGAGCACCCCAGACGCGGATGCCACGCCCCTGAAAGCTCCGGATACAGTTGACGCCTTTCGGATTGAGGACGTCCTGTTCTCCCTTCGTGATGTCACGTTGCAAGCCGACGATTCCCCGTAGCGGTTCGTTCGCAGGAGCCTTGTGAACGCCGTGGTCGACGTCGCTTCGGGAATAGATCCCCGCGATGTGACCACCCGGCGGAGCCAGCTTTTCACGATTGGTAACCGGATCGAGAACCGAGACCCAGGGGTAGTAGTACCCTGCGTAGGAGGAGTCGACGGGTGTCTCCATTTCGGACACCGGACCTGGGTTTTGCGGAGACTGCAGGATCGCGAACCGGTCGCCCATGTTTTCACAGTGAGCAACGATGGCGTCGGTCAATCCCTGCACGTCGTTTTCGTCCGGAGCACAGACGAGGGAAATATCGTCAATGGCTTCGAACGCTGCCAGGCCGGTGCGGAGATCGGGTTTATTCACACCTTCGTAGTCGTTGAGTGTCACTTCACCTTCGGATTCAGCCTCGAGCCCGGGCTCCGGTTCTGCCTGCTCGGGCAGTTCGGTAACGACTTCCATGTCGACCTCGCGTTCCCCGTCGCGAATCTGTCTGAGTACGTCGATGAATTCATCCGACGATGGATCTGCATCGATGTCGATGGGTTCGGCGAGTGCCTCCAGTCTGTCTTCGTCGAGTTCGTCCAGGTCTTCCGGAATGTGCAGCACGTCCTCGTGGTCAACCGTCACGGTACCACCATCAGTGCGGATTTCGTGGTCGTCTCGGCTCAACCAGACGAGCCCGTTTTTCGGTCGACCATCGTCGAGATACTCGATGTTGACCAACACGGAACTCGCCAGTTGTTTTTCGTGGAACTGACTGGATTTCGGATCCGTCGACAGTCCGTCAAACACCTCTTCGACGTCCGGTGAGGG is a genomic window of Natrarchaeobaculum aegyptiacum containing:
- a CDS encoding phage tail protein, yielding MPEHGPLPSTEFKVELDGAEVPGFLEVKLPKKETEEYDYREGDDAKHTRKMFGDVHYSPLVLARGADEDNGALNDWLKAVEEGNADEARKDIAVVIMDQSGNNAIRYEFSEAWIREYEPPTLNAQANGGAEALAIETFTVEFEEMERKNQ
- a CDS encoding phage tail sheath family protein encodes the protein MPEYQAPGVYVEEQSTGSKSVEGVSTSTAGFLGQTVRGPVEPQFITSYNEFERIYGSSPKESNLDVAVNGFFKNGGSRCYVARVTAADPNDVATRTLIDDDKNGVVELEANGPGDWGSNVAVIVRDGQHQDQFDMIIRYWSCDRAEVMDPDGNRPEPSPDVEEVFDGLSTDPKSSQFHEKQLASSVLVNIEYLDDGRPKNGLVWLSRDDHEIRTDGGTVTVDHEDVLHIPEDLDELDEDRLEALAEPIDIDADPSSDEFIDVLRQIRDGEREVDMEVVTELPEQAEPEPGLEAESEGEVTLNDYEGVNKPDLRTGLAAFEAIDDISLVCAPDENDVQGLTDAIVAHCENMGDRFAILQSPQNPGPVSEMETPVDSSYAGYYYPWVSVLDPVTNREKLAPPGGHIAGIYSRSDVDHGVHKAPANEPLRGIVGLQRDITKGEQDVLNPKGVNCIRSFQGRGIRVWGARTCSSDPEWKYINVRRLFLYIEQSLEEGTQWAVFEPNDEDLWARIRQSTEKFLKTVWREGGLQGSTADEAFFVRCGEETMTQDDIDNGRLIVEIGIAPVKPAEFVVFRISQNTETA